In one Paraburkholderia azotifigens genomic region, the following are encoded:
- a CDS encoding 3-oxoacid CoA-transferase subunit A — MINKIFESLQSAVADVHDGATVMIGGFGTAGMPSELIDALIEQGAKELTIVNNNAGNGDTGLAALLKAKRVRKIICSFPRQTDSYVFDALYRAGEIELELVPQGNLAERIRAAGAGIGGFFTPTGYGTKLAEGKETREIDGKHYVLEAPLHADFALIKAYKGDRWGNLVYRKTARNFGPIMASAAKTAIVQVSEVVPLGALDPEVIVTPGIFVQRIVEVPQAAHLTQRPEQAA; from the coding sequence ATGATCAACAAGATTTTCGAGTCACTCCAGTCGGCTGTCGCCGACGTGCATGACGGCGCGACCGTCATGATCGGCGGCTTCGGCACGGCGGGCATGCCGTCCGAACTGATCGACGCGCTCATCGAGCAGGGCGCCAAAGAACTCACCATCGTCAACAACAACGCCGGCAACGGCGACACGGGCCTCGCCGCGCTGCTGAAGGCGAAGCGCGTGCGCAAGATCATCTGCTCGTTCCCGCGCCAGACGGACTCGTATGTCTTCGACGCGCTCTATCGTGCGGGCGAAATCGAACTGGAACTCGTGCCGCAGGGCAACCTGGCTGAGCGCATCCGCGCGGCGGGCGCGGGTATCGGCGGCTTCTTCACGCCGACGGGCTACGGCACGAAGCTCGCGGAAGGCAAGGAAACGCGCGAGATCGACGGCAAGCACTACGTGCTGGAAGCGCCGCTGCACGCCGATTTCGCGCTGATCAAGGCGTACAAGGGCGACCGCTGGGGCAATCTGGTGTACCGCAAGACGGCGCGCAACTTCGGCCCGATCATGGCGAGCGCTGCGAAGACGGCGATCGTGCAGGTGTCGGAAGTGGTGCCGCTCGGCGCACTCGACCCCGAAGTGATCGTGACGCCGGGCATCTTCGTGCAGCGCATCGTCGAAGTGCCGCAAGCCGCGCATCTGACGCAACGCCCCGAACAAGCCGCCTGA
- a CDS encoding 3-oxoacid CoA-transferase subunit B produces MKRLTRDEMAKRVAQDIPEGAYVNLGIGVPTLVANHLDANKEIFLHSENGLLGMGPAPAKGEEDDELINAGKQHVTLLTGGAFFHHSDSFAMMRGGHLDYCVLGAFQVSATGDLANWHTGAPDAIPAVGGAMDLAIGAKQVFVMMEHLTKQGESKIVAECSYPVTGVGCVDRIYTDLAMIDVTKDGLVVREIFSDIDFAELEKLTGVALIDGTQQARAA; encoded by the coding sequence ATGAAACGACTGACCCGCGATGAAATGGCGAAGCGCGTCGCGCAGGACATTCCTGAAGGCGCGTATGTGAACCTCGGTATCGGCGTGCCGACGCTGGTGGCGAACCACCTCGACGCGAACAAGGAAATCTTCCTGCACAGCGAAAACGGCCTGCTCGGCATGGGCCCGGCGCCCGCGAAAGGCGAGGAAGACGACGAACTGATCAACGCCGGCAAGCAGCACGTGACGCTGCTGACGGGCGGCGCGTTCTTCCATCATTCGGATTCGTTCGCGATGATGCGGGGCGGCCATCTCGACTACTGCGTGCTCGGCGCATTTCAGGTGTCGGCGACGGGCGACCTCGCGAACTGGCACACGGGCGCGCCCGATGCGATTCCCGCTGTCGGCGGCGCGATGGATCTGGCCATCGGCGCGAAGCAGGTGTTCGTGATGATGGAGCATCTGACGAAGCAGGGCGAAAGCAAGATCGTCGCCGAATGCTCGTACCCGGTGACGGGCGTCGGCTGTGTGGACCGCATCTATACGGACCTCGCGATGATCGACGTGACGAAGGACGGCCTCGTCGTGCGCGAAATCTTCTCGGATATCGATTTCGCGGAACTGGAGAAGCTGACGGGCGTCGCGCTGATCGACGGCACGCAGCAGGCTCGCGCGGCCTGA
- a CDS encoding 3-carboxy-cis,cis-muconate cycloisomerase, with product MLEASARLTGLICGTQPMNDIWSPRATLQRMLDVEAALARASAAHGVIPQSAVPAIEATCHADKLDADALVGDAALGGNLAIPLVKQLTARVKDADAQASKFVHWGATSQDIIDTATVLQLRDTFDLLDGALVSTCDAVAALAQRHRATPMIGRTWLQQALPITLGLKFAQWLDALLRHRERLAALRERALVLQFGGAAGTLASLRDKGGAVAQALAQELKLQLPAVPWHTQRDRIAEAASFFGMLIGTLGKIARDISLQMQTELGELGEPVAAGKGGSSTMPHKRNPVGCAAVLTAATRAPGLVATVFAGMVQEHERALGGWQAEWDALPDLARLAGGALANIEQIAKGLEVNVERLAANLDVTHGLILGEAVMLALGDKIGRLDAHHLVEHASKEAVRSGKTLFEVLAADATVTQHLPVEQLKRLLDPAHYVGSAHAFVDAVLALHTTRKNA from the coding sequence ATGCTAGAAGCTAGCGCCCGCTTGACTGGCCTGATCTGCGGCACGCAGCCGATGAACGACATCTGGTCGCCGCGCGCGACGCTGCAACGGATGCTCGATGTCGAAGCGGCGCTCGCGCGCGCTTCGGCGGCACACGGCGTGATTCCGCAATCGGCCGTCCCCGCGATCGAAGCGACCTGCCACGCGGACAAGCTCGATGCCGACGCACTCGTCGGCGACGCCGCGCTCGGCGGCAATCTCGCGATTCCCCTCGTCAAACAGCTGACCGCGCGCGTCAAGGACGCCGATGCGCAAGCGTCGAAGTTCGTCCACTGGGGCGCCACGAGTCAGGACATCATCGATACGGCGACCGTGCTGCAACTGCGCGACACGTTCGATCTGCTCGACGGCGCGCTCGTGTCCACCTGCGATGCGGTCGCCGCACTTGCGCAGCGGCATCGCGCGACGCCGATGATCGGCCGCACGTGGCTGCAACAGGCGCTGCCCATCACGCTCGGCCTGAAATTCGCGCAATGGCTCGATGCGCTGCTGCGTCACCGCGAGCGGCTCGCTGCGTTGCGCGAGCGCGCGCTCGTGCTGCAATTCGGCGGCGCGGCAGGCACGCTCGCGAGTCTGCGCGACAAGGGCGGCGCGGTCGCGCAAGCGCTGGCGCAGGAATTGAAGCTGCAGTTACCCGCCGTGCCGTGGCACACGCAGCGCGACCGCATTGCCGAGGCGGCGTCGTTTTTCGGCATGCTGATCGGCACGCTCGGCAAGATCGCGCGCGATATCTCGCTGCAGATGCAGACCGAACTCGGCGAACTCGGCGAACCGGTTGCCGCAGGCAAAGGCGGATCGTCGACGATGCCGCACAAGCGCAACCCGGTCGGCTGCGCGGCCGTGCTGACGGCGGCAACGCGCGCGCCGGGCCTCGTCGCGACGGTGTTCGCGGGGATGGTGCAGGAGCACGAGCGCGCGCTCGGCGGCTGGCAGGCCGAATGGGATGCGCTGCCCGATCTCGCACGTCTCGCGGGCGGCGCGCTCGCGAATATCGAGCAGATCGCGAAGGGGCTCGAAGTGAATGTCGAACGGCTCGCCGCGAATCTCGACGTCACGCACGGTCTGATTCTCGGCGAAGCGGTCATGCTTGCGCTCGGCGACAAGATCGGCCGGCTCGATGCGCACCATCTCGTCGAGCATGCGTCGAAAGAGGCTGTGAGAAGCGGCAAGACGTTGTTCGAGGTTCTCGCCGCCGATGCAACCGTCACTCAGCATCTGCCCGTCGAGCAGCTGAAACGCCTGCTCGATCCGGCGCATTATGTCGGCAGCGCGCACGCTTTCGTGGACGCCGTGCTGGCTCTTCATACCACGCGCAAGAACGCGTGA
- the pcaD gene encoding 3-oxoadipate enol-lactonase, with the protein MPYAAVNGIELHYRIDGDRHGNAPWLVLSNSLGTDLSMWTPQVAELARHFRVLRYDTRGHGHSEAPKGPYSIELLTGDVIGLLDMLKIARANFCGISMGGLTGIGLAARYADRIDRVVLCNTAARIGSPEVWVPRAARARTEGMLTLSDAVLPRWFTAEFIAREPLVYNYVRDVFVHTDKEGYALNCEAINATDLRPEVPGIKAPALVISGTHDLAATPAQGRELAAAIPGARYVELDASHISNIEVADTFTKTVLDFLKGQR; encoded by the coding sequence ATGCCTTACGCCGCAGTCAATGGTATCGAGCTTCATTACCGGATCGACGGCGACCGGCACGGCAATGCGCCGTGGCTGGTGCTGTCGAATTCGCTCGGCACCGATTTGTCGATGTGGACGCCGCAAGTCGCCGAACTCGCCAGGCATTTCCGCGTGCTGCGTTACGACACGCGCGGTCACGGTCATTCGGAAGCGCCGAAGGGACCGTATTCGATCGAGCTGCTGACGGGCGACGTGATCGGCCTGCTCGACATGTTGAAGATCGCGCGCGCGAACTTTTGCGGGATCTCGATGGGCGGGCTGACGGGTATCGGTCTCGCGGCGCGCTATGCGGACCGTATCGATCGTGTCGTGCTGTGCAATACGGCGGCGCGCATCGGCTCGCCGGAAGTGTGGGTGCCGCGCGCGGCGCGGGCGCGTACGGAAGGCATGCTGACGTTGTCGGACGCCGTGCTGCCGCGCTGGTTCACGGCGGAGTTCATCGCTCGCGAGCCGCTGGTGTACAACTATGTCCGCGACGTTTTCGTGCACACCGACAAGGAAGGTTACGCGCTGAATTGCGAGGCGATCAACGCGACCGATCTGCGGCCCGAGGTGCCCGGCATCAAGGCGCCCGCGCTGGTGATCTCCGGCACGCACGATCTCGCCGCGACGCCTGCGCAGGGCCGCGAACTGGCCGCTGCGATTCCGGGCGCGCGTTATGTCGAGCTGGACGCATCGCACATTTCGAACATCGAGGTGGCCGACACGTTCACGAAGACGGTACTCGACTTCCTGAAGGGACAACGATGA